One window of Saprospiraceae bacterium genomic DNA carries:
- a CDS encoding PorT family protein: MQHLHRIQIVLIFILVCISQELLHSQVNSHSYNYLSFRKKAHYFGLTIGYNSSGFKIEHSRRFINNGNYKWNEGLSNSGLTLSMITNFKIGDYFDFRVLPSIALSYRSLAYQDLNTGIETKERIESVFGEIPLLVRFTSAPYKDKRVYFITGVKYSYDFSSNSRSDKNQFKIVRISPHDFQLEIGVGMQFYLPYFIFSPEIKFSHGLNNILIYDNKLPESTIIEKLFTKAFTLSFHFEG; this comes from the coding sequence ATGCAGCATCTACATCGGATACAAATAGTATTGATTTTTATATTAGTGTGTATATCACAGGAATTGTTGCATTCACAAGTGAATTCGCATAGTTACAACTATCTTAGTTTTAGAAAAAAAGCGCACTATTTTGGTTTAACCATCGGTTACAATTCATCTGGCTTTAAAATTGAGCATTCGCGCAGATTTATTAATAATGGAAATTACAAATGGAATGAAGGCCTATCCAATTCTGGATTAACTCTTTCAATGATTACAAATTTTAAAATTGGTGACTACTTTGATTTTAGAGTTTTGCCAAGCATTGCGTTGTCTTACAGAAGTCTTGCCTATCAGGATTTGAATACAGGCATTGAAACAAAGGAGCGAATAGAATCCGTGTTTGGAGAAATTCCCTTATTGGTGCGATTTACTTCGGCTCCATATAAGGATAAACGTGTTTACTTTATTACAGGGGTTAAATACTCCTATGATTTTTCGTCCAACAGTCGATCAGATAAAAATCAATTTAAAATAGTACGGATTTCTCCGCATGATTTTCAATTAGAAATTGGTGTAGGAATGCAATTTTATCTACCCTATTTTATTTTTTCCCCTGAAATAAAATTTTCACATGGGTTGAATAACATTTTAATCTATGATAATAAATTACCTGAATCTACTATTATTGAAAAATTGTTTACCAAAGCTTTTACTTTGTCATTTCACTTTGAGGGTTAA
- the ubiE gene encoding bifunctional demethylmenaquinone methyltransferase/2-methoxy-6-polyprenyl-1,4-benzoquinol methylase UbiE — protein sequence MFDNISGTYDLLNSVLSLGIDRYWRKKALNLISKAPGDSFILLDIASGTCDLATQAAKSFKNAKIIATDVSEKMLEIGRVKVKKDHLQDQIECQYADAENIPFIENNFDVITVAFGVRNFENLQKGILEMHRVLKPGGQIVILEFSRPLIFPVKQLFQVYFKYILPLIGRLLSKDQRAYDYLFESVQQFPDFGRFTAILEASGFKNCSYKPLTFGICSIYIGYK from the coding sequence ATGTTTGATAATATTTCAGGCACGTATGATTTATTAAATTCAGTACTTTCTTTGGGAATTGACCGGTATTGGCGTAAAAAAGCGCTGAATTTGATTTCCAAGGCACCAGGTGATTCGTTCATATTGCTTGACATAGCTTCTGGAACGTGTGATTTGGCTACCCAAGCTGCTAAATCATTTAAAAATGCCAAAATCATTGCAACAGATGTCTCAGAAAAAATGCTTGAAATTGGCAGAGTAAAAGTAAAAAAGGATCACCTGCAGGATCAGATTGAATGTCAGTATGCAGATGCTGAAAACATCCCGTTTATCGAAAATAACTTTGACGTAATTACAGTTGCTTTTGGTGTACGAAATTTTGAAAACTTACAAAAAGGCATTTTAGAAATGCATCGTGTACTCAAACCAGGTGGACAAATTGTGATATTGGAATTTTCAAGACCTTTGATTTTTCCAGTCAAACAATTGTTTCAAGTATATTTTAAATATATATTGCCTTTGATTGGTCGCTTGCTTTCAAAAGATCAAAGAGCGTATGATTACTTATTTGAATCCGTGCAACAATTTCCCGATTTTGGGCGTTTTACAGCCATTCTAGAAGCATCTGGATTTAAAAATTGTTCCTATAAACCATTGACTTTTGGTATATGCAGCATCTACATCGGATACAAATAG
- a CDS encoding nucleoside triphosphate pyrophosphohydrolase family protein, producing the protein MDEKKFKEVEALNGVGAFHDLFDLPILEQPQIPDANRCKLRLSLLEEELTELKEAIEQGDLVAAADAFCDLQYVLSGAIHEFGLGSHFYNLFEEVQRSNMSKACGTFEEALNTQSMYLEQKQTVSEIKQKGDRFLVYRTEDGKVLKSINYSPANLEMVLNK; encoded by the coding sequence ATGGACGAAAAGAAATTTAAAGAAGTTGAAGCGCTTAATGGGGTAGGGGCTTTTCATGATCTATTTGATTTGCCCATTCTTGAGCAACCTCAAATTCCAGATGCAAATCGGTGTAAACTTAGATTGTCTTTGTTGGAAGAAGAATTAACTGAACTCAAGGAAGCCATTGAACAGGGTGATCTTGTAGCAGCAGCCGATGCATTTTGTGATTTACAATATGTGTTATCAGGTGCGATTCATGAATTCGGTTTAGGATCCCATTTTTACAATTTGTTTGAGGAAGTTCAACGGTCTAATATGAGTAAAGCATGCGGCACGTTTGAAGAAGCTCTAAATACGCAATCCATGTATCTGGAACAAAAGCAAACTGTATCAGAAATCAAGCAAAAAGGAGATCGTTTTTTGGTTTACCGTACTGAAGATGGCAAAGTATTAAAATCCATAAATTACAGTCCAGCCAATTTAGAAATGGTTCTAAATAAATAG
- a CDS encoding PA0069 family radical SAM protein, with protein MKKSKLPERGTNMHIPNRFFKLQTATELELSQQEAGIEKIKTQYIPIMAKSMINPVASPDLFMDYSLNPYQGCEHGCTYCYARLTHNYWGYSIADEFETKILVKQNAIEVLKKELGSTNYVVKPIMLSGNTDCYQPAELKFGLTRKILDLFLFLKHPVMLITKNALILKDLTVLSALNSHNLVSVAISVSASEDKTRRIMEPRASTIESRLQTISKLRASGIPVHAMLAPIIPGINDSELMEMVKLTADAGASSASYQIVRLNGQLPELFSAWLDEQYPDRKQRILNAIKECHQGQLNDSNFKTRMKGSGTLSDSIRQQFKVAYKRNYPNPQKATLRTDLFIRIKNGQLPLW; from the coding sequence ATGAAAAAATCTAAATTGCCAGAAAGGGGAACCAACATGCACATTCCAAATCGATTTTTTAAACTTCAAACGGCAACTGAACTTGAGTTATCACAACAAGAAGCTGGTATTGAGAAAATAAAAACGCAGTACATCCCAATTATGGCTAAATCTATGATCAATCCTGTGGCAAGTCCGGATTTATTTATGGATTATTCCTTAAATCCGTATCAAGGATGTGAGCATGGTTGTACCTATTGTTATGCCCGATTGACCCACAACTACTGGGGCTACAGCATCGCAGATGAGTTTGAAACAAAAATATTGGTTAAGCAAAATGCGATAGAGGTTTTAAAGAAAGAATTAGGATCCACAAACTATGTAGTTAAACCCATCATGCTTTCAGGAAATACGGATTGTTACCAACCGGCCGAATTAAAATTTGGCCTGACACGTAAAATCCTGGACCTATTCCTCTTTCTAAAACATCCGGTCATGCTCATTACTAAAAATGCACTTATCCTGAAAGATCTTACTGTTTTGAGTGCACTGAATTCTCATAATTTGGTGTCTGTAGCGATCTCAGTAAGTGCTTCGGAAGACAAGACCCGACGTATCATGGAGCCGCGTGCATCCACCATTGAAAGCAGGCTGCAAACGATTAGCAAATTAAGAGCATCCGGAATTCCGGTTCATGCCATGCTTGCGCCGATTATTCCCGGGATTAATGATTCTGAATTAATGGAAATGGTAAAGTTAACAGCAGATGCCGGAGCAAGCAGCGCATCCTATCAAATCGTGCGGCTTAATGGTCAACTGCCTGAATTGTTTAGTGCATGGCTGGATGAACAATACCCGGATCGCAAGCAACGAATACTCAATGCAATCAAAGAATGCCATCAGGGTCAATTGAATGATTCAAATTTTAAGACCCGAATGAAGGGGAGTGGTACCCTTTCAGATTCCATCCGGCAACAATTCAAAGTAGCGTATAAACGCAATTATCCCAATCCACAGAAAGCCACTTTACGGACAGATTTATTTATTAGAATTAAAAACGGCCAATTGCCTTTGTGGTGA
- a CDS encoding JAB domain-containing protein yields MNAFKQKLPELKIRYKKGCFVSSKISCSGDAANLFRSVFDADLIEYREEMILLLVNRANHPLGFVKISAGGITGTVCDPRMVFACALCAGATGILVAHNHPSGNLCPSEQDIHLTRKLVSAGKIMDIPILDHIIITSDSYYSFADNGLL; encoded by the coding sequence ATGAATGCTTTCAAACAAAAGCTGCCTGAGCTTAAAATCAGGTACAAAAAAGGCTGCTTTGTATCTTCTAAAATCAGCTGTTCTGGTGATGCTGCCAATTTATTTCGCTCCGTTTTTGATGCGGACCTCATTGAATACCGCGAAGAAATGATTTTGCTATTGGTCAACCGTGCCAATCATCCCTTGGGTTTTGTTAAAATATCTGCTGGTGGCATTACCGGAACCGTGTGCGATCCTCGCATGGTATTTGCTTGTGCGCTCTGTGCCGGTGCTACGGGTATCCTGGTGGCTCACAATCATCCGTCTGGCAATCTGTGTCCTTCTGAACAGGATATACACCTTACGCGCAAATTAGTTTCTGCGGGTAAGATCATGGACATTCCAATTTTAGATCATATCATCATTACTTCGGATTCTTATTACTCCTTTGCTGACAATGGGCTTTTATAG
- a CDS encoding ribonuclease H-like domain-containing protein, with product MTLYLDAEWTLDQNIFLLGYAFADGRTGALYGPKLTKKNFIALVEGVQYIIIYGPDIAYLEKHFDISLKETFICIHALRLFRQVLPGLNSYKLAYIEQLYAVGRQKRKYKTSVFTIWRDWADKDKRRHVIQYNTEDVVNLRKLFRIICSRYQITDEQILSCRLI from the coding sequence ATGACATTATACCTTGATGCCGAGTGGACACTCGATCAGAACATCTTTTTATTAGGATACGCTTTTGCTGATGGCCGTACAGGTGCACTGTACGGTCCTAAGCTCACGAAAAAGAATTTTATCGCATTGGTGGAGGGTGTCCAATATATAATTATTTATGGACCTGACATCGCATACCTTGAAAAGCACTTTGATATTAGTTTGAAGGAGACATTCATTTGCATACACGCATTGAGACTCTTTAGGCAGGTCTTACCCGGATTAAACAGCTACAAGCTTGCATATATCGAGCAACTCTACGCTGTGGGCCGTCAAAAGCGCAAATACAAGACCAGTGTGTTTACAATTTGGCGCGATTGGGCCGATAAGGACAAACGCCGTCATGTAATCCAATACAATACCGAGGATGTTGTAAACCTCCGCAAGCTCTTCCGGATCATTTGCAGCCGCTATCAGATCACTGATGAGCAGATTCTATCCTGCAGGCTGATTTAG
- a CDS encoding transglutaminase domain-containing protein, producing MSQTAIDTRVIPKPTGIKRTMYEDGDTWDIIKVILLADTKLGNFMCEFASQFEKSYAGLYEIWHFVHKNIRYVADRPGLEKVKDPRQTWKDGYGDCKSFSLFLASILRCLKIKYKYRFVSYGRNAEPTHVYVVATINNQEVILDSVHDKFDEEVDYSKKWDRMTKIVYIQGLPMIATRKAIPSVRQRIADGPRQQAAKRELIPAGLTEGALTLELLWDHINILKAYYGDSDGLLQQAQNIIFGARRGHFHYDNTLPTGYIDPRLNDLIKQTQRAAQNTRISGTNHRIGTLEYTRPKSYPKNCNEIYTPEIKRLQNELFQLHQKELQKGGGLKGEEYKRYLELNKYIADVKNDFNECQLANEFAELLAKRIDGSAHHVLYEFIEDANSQPNVVSTKSTLHKIAISNLAQLSHVDRANVNLMVKNGIMRTNTGLKLPNGIGIFPADAIAVLKAAGAQGYNGPGIHEPISITVAAVTKLVIALISAISAFSAFMQAMNQQKKIQFQSSLAGIATPEFSADPNDWLLNGSGSGNDSSSITQYLPWVLGGAAALIFLPDLINSKK from the coding sequence ATGAGCCAAACGGCCATTGATACACGCGTAATTCCAAAACCAACGGGAATAAAACGCACCATGTATGAAGATGGCGATACCTGGGACATCATTAAGGTGATCCTATTGGCAGATACAAAGCTTGGCAATTTCATGTGTGAATTTGCTTCACAGTTTGAAAAATCATATGCCGGCCTTTATGAAATCTGGCATTTCGTGCATAAGAATATTCGATACGTTGCTGACAGACCAGGGCTTGAAAAAGTAAAAGATCCACGCCAAACATGGAAGGATGGATACGGGGACTGTAAATCCTTTTCGCTTTTTCTAGCTAGCATACTGCGATGCTTAAAGATTAAATACAAGTATCGTTTTGTGTCTTATGGTCGCAATGCAGAGCCAACGCATGTATATGTAGTTGCTACAATTAATAATCAAGAAGTAATTCTCGATAGTGTTCATGATAAGTTTGATGAAGAAGTCGATTACTCTAAAAAATGGGACCGCATGACTAAAATAGTTTATATACAAGGACTTCCAATGATTGCTACTCGTAAGGCTATACCTTCCGTACGACAGCGTATTGCAGATGGTCCACGTCAGCAGGCCGCAAAAAGAGAACTCATACCGGCAGGACTTACAGAAGGAGCACTCACTTTAGAATTGCTTTGGGATCATATCAATATTTTAAAAGCTTATTACGGTGATTCAGATGGACTTTTACAACAAGCTCAGAATATAATATTCGGCGCTCGCAGAGGACATTTTCATTATGACAATACATTGCCAACTGGATATATAGATCCTCGTCTCAATGATTTAATAAAGCAAACTCAGCGGGCTGCACAAAATACCAGAATCAGTGGTACCAACCACAGAATTGGAACCCTAGAATATACACGTCCAAAATCGTATCCTAAAAATTGCAATGAAATTTATACTCCGGAAATTAAACGCCTGCAAAATGAATTATTTCAATTGCATCAAAAAGAATTGCAAAAGGGCGGTGGATTAAAAGGCGAAGAATACAAACGTTATCTGGAATTAAATAAATACATCGCTGATGTAAAAAATGATTTCAATGAATGCCAATTAGCAAATGAATTTGCTGAATTACTTGCAAAAAGAATTGATGGATCTGCTCATCATGTTTTGTATGAATTTATTGAAGATGCAAACTCACAACCAAATGTAGTAAGTACTAAATCTACACTTCATAAAATTGCTATTTCAAATCTTGCACAATTATCTCATGTAGATCGTGCCAATGTTAACCTAATGGTTAAAAATGGCATCATGAGAACCAATACAGGTTTGAAATTACCAAATGGAATTGGCATTTTCCCAGCTGATGCTATTGCTGTATTAAAAGCCGCAGGAGCACAAGGATATAATGGACCTGGGATTCATGAACCTATAAGTATTACTGTTGCTGCTGTTACTAAACTAGTTATTGCTCTAATAAGTGCAATATCTGCTTTTAGTGCTTTTATGCAAGCGATGAATCAACAAAAGAAAATTCAATTTCAATCTTCATTAGCTGGTATTGCAACTCCTGAATTTTCAGCAGATCCTAATGATTGGCTTTTAAATGGATCTGGTTCCGGAAATGATTCAAGTTCCATTACTCAATACTTACCATGGGTGTTAGGAGGAGCTGCAGCATTAATTTTTTTACCTGACTTAATTAATTCTAAAAAATAA